TACTGCTGCAGATGCTAAAGACAAAGGCAGTGACAATAGTCTCCTCTTTGGTATTATTACACTGGTGTTGGCTGTTGTAGCACTTATCCTGATGCAGATCAATAGTAACCTGAACAAGCTTGCTAATGATAAAGAAGGTACTGCTACCCCTGAATCGATCCCCTTTTATAAAAATAAAGCTTACATCGCACTGTTTATTCTGGTGTTGTTCATGGTAGGTGGTTACTTCACTATTAACGGAGCTATCGGGCTGGGTCGTCAGAAAGACTATATGCCTGAGCAGCCGATCTTCTACAGCCATAAGGTGCATGCGGGTATCAACCAGATCAACTGTTTGTACTGTCACGCCGGCGCAGAGAAGAGCAAGCATGCTATGATCCCTTCCGAAAATATCTGTATGAACTGTCACAAGGCGATCAAAGAATACGCTGGTCCTGAGCTGTTTACCGCTGAAGGAAAAAAAGTGGATGGTACAGCAGAAATCCACAAATTATATGATTATGTAGGATGGGATCCTGAAGCAGGTAAATATACCAAACCAGGCAGACCGATTGAATGGACCAAGATCCATAACCTGCCCGATCACGTTTACTTCAACCACTCCCAACATACAGTGGCCGGTCAGCAACAGTGCCAGACCTGTCATGGTGCCATCACCGAAATGGATGAAGTACATCAGTTCGCCGACCTGTCTATGGGCTGGTGTATCAACTGTCACCGTACTACCAAAGTGCAGTTTGCAGATAATAACTATTACAGCATTTTCGAGAAACTTCATCAGGACATAAAGGATAAGAAGATCGATAGCGTAACTGTTGAGATGGTGGGTGGTACTGAATGTCAAAAATGTCACTACTAGGAAGGAATTAGCAATTTTTCATTTTTTCAGGTTGAGATTTAAATGCAAAAATTTCGGGATCAGAAAATTTGAAAATGTTTCAGAAGATATCAAATTTATAAACGTAACTCGTTAATATAACATGGAGCAAAAAAAGTATTGGAAAGGCTTGGAGGAGTTGCACAATACCGATGCGCATCAGGAAATTGTGAAGAACGAATTCAGTGAAGAATTGCCATTTGAGAGTGAAGGCCTGTTGAATGCTACTACCCCCCGCAGGGATTTTCTGAAGTACCTGGGTTTCACCACGGCTGCTGCTACTATTGCTGCCAGCTGTGAAACACCTATACAGAAAGCTATTCCTTACGTAAACAAACCGGAAGAAATAACACCCGGCGTAGCCAATTATTATGCTTCCTCTTATTCTATTGATGGTGAATATGTGCCGTTAGTGGTGAAAACCCGCGAAGGCCGCCCCATCAAGATAGAAGGTAATACGCTGTCTACCATCACACATGGTGCTACCTCAGCAAAAGTACAAGGCGCTGTATTGAGCCTGTACGACGTAGCCCGCCTGCGTTTCCCATCGATCGGCGGTACGGAAACGACCTGGGCAGAACTGGATAAACAAATAGGTGCAGCACTAGCCGGATTAGGCGGTGCTCCTGTTGTTTTATTGAGCTCTTCTATTCTCAGCCCGTCTACTAAAAAAGTGATCGGCGAATTCCTGGGTAAATACCCTAATTCCCGCCACGTTGTATACGATGCAGTGTCCTATTCCGGCATGCTGCAGGCCAACGAAGCTTCCTACGGTAAAAGAACCATCCCTTCCTATCACTTTGACAATGCCAAAGCGATCGTAAGTCTGGGTGCCGATTTCCTGGGAACCTGGCTCAACCCGGTTGAATACTCCCGTCAATTTGCACAAACACGTAAAATCAATGCTAAAAAACCGGAAATGTCCAAACACTTCCAGTTCGAAAGCACGATGAGCCTGACCGGTGCAAACGCGGACGAAAGATATACACACAAACCTTCAGAAACCGGTGCCATCGCACTGGCGCTGCTGGCTGCTGTAGGTGGTAGCGTTACAGCACCCGCTATTGCAGATGCACGCGTAAAAGAAGGGATCGCCAAAGCAGCGAAGGAACTGAAAGCTAACACCGGTAAAGCACTGGTAGTAAGCGGTTCCAACGATGTAAACGTACAGTTGATCGTTAACGCCATCAACAATATCGTAGGCGCTAATGGTACTACTATCGACTGGGCATCTCCGGCTAACTACCGTCAGGGTATCGACAGCGATATGACGCAACTGGTAAGCGACATGAATGCAGGCAGCATTGGTGCTGTGCTGGTTTACGGCGCTAACCCCGTTTACGATTATTTCGAGTCACAGAAGTTTGCAGAAGGACTGAAAAAAGTGAAACTGGCTGTATCCTTCAACGACAGACAAGACGAAACTACTGAGCTGTGTAAATATATTGCGCCTGATCATCACTTCCTCGAAAGCTGGAATGATGCAGAAGCAAGAGCAGGTTACACCAGCTTTGCACAGCCTACTATCATGCCGCTGTTCAAAACACGTGCGGTACAGGATACCTTACTCACCTGGGCTGGTAACACTACCATCTGGGCCGATTACCTGAAAAATGAATGGATCAGCAAACTGGGCAGCCAGGAAGCATGGGACAAAGCATTGCAGGACGGTATTGTTGAACCAGCTACTGCTCCGGCTTTAGGTGGTGCTTCTTTCGCCGGTGATATAGCCGGTGCTGCTGCTAAAATCAACAGCGGTAAGAAAGGTGGTCAATACGAACTGGTACTGTATGAAAAAGTAGCGATCGGTAACGGTAAACTGGCTAACAACCCATGGTTGCAGGAAATGCCTGATCCAATCACCCGCGCTACCTGGGACAACTACGCCTGTGTTTCCAACACACTCGCTAAGAAGTTCTCCATGCAACTGGGAGACGATTACGAAATCAATGCTGATAAAAAAGTACTGAAAATAAAAGCCAACGGTAAGGAAATCGAGCTGCCGCTGCTGATTGTTCCGGGCATACATCCTGATGTAGTTGCCATTGCAGTTGGTTACGGTCACAGCACCAATACAGGCAGAGCTGCCGGCTTAATCGGTAAAAATGCTTATCCACTGGTTGCCTCCAACGGTCAGACACGCGATTACTTCTCTATCGATGCTACTGTTGAAGCTACCGGCGAAAAATATCCAATTGGTTTAACACAAACCCATAATAGCTACGAAGGCCGTCCTATCGTTAAAGAAACTACCCTCGAAGAATTCATCAAGAATCCGGTGGAAGTAAACGCAGACAGGTTAGAGCTGAAGAAGTTCGGTAAAGATTTCCGTAAGGATGCTACCCTTTATCCTAACTACAGCTACCCAGGTATCAAATGGGGCATGTCCATCGATCTGAACACCTGTTTTGGTTGTGGTGCATGTACAATTGCCTGTCAGGCTGAAAACAACGTTTCTGTTGTAGGTAAAGAAGAAGTGATCAAAGCGCATGAAATGCACTGGATCCGTATCGATCGTTACTTCAGTGGTGATGAAAACAATCCGGAAGTAGTGTTCCAACCAATGCTGTGTCAGCATTGTGATAACGCGCCTTGCGAAAACGTTTGCCCGGTAGGTGCTACCAACCACAGTTCTGAAGGTCTTAACCAGATGGCTTATAACCGTTGTATCGGTACCCGTTACTGCGCGAATAACTGCCCTTATAAAGTGCGTCGCCTGAACTGGAGAGACTGGAATGGTGCTGATAGCT
The Chitinophaga sp. MM2321 DNA segment above includes these coding regions:
- a CDS encoding c-type cytochrome → MLILCASIVIPFSSVKAADPAKGKAIFQQNCASCHNVHKKLTGPALKGVEDRWPDKKLLHQWIHNSASVLASGDKYANDLFAEYNKNAMPAFPAFSNEEIDDILAYIKVEEVKIPGGAAPAAGATAADAKDKGSDNSLLFGIITLVLAVVALILMQINSNLNKLANDKEGTATPESIPFYKNKAYIALFILVLFMVGGYFTINGAIGLGRQKDYMPEQPIFYSHKVHAGINQINCLYCHAGAEKSKHAMIPSENICMNCHKAIKEYAGPELFTAEGKKVDGTAEIHKLYDYVGWDPEAGKYTKPGRPIEWTKIHNLPDHVYFNHSQHTVAGQQQCQTCHGAITEMDEVHQFADLSMGWCINCHRTTKVQFADNNYYSIFEKLHQDIKDKKIDSVTVEMVGGTECQKCHY
- a CDS encoding TAT-variant-translocated molybdopterin oxidoreductase — its product is MEQKKYWKGLEELHNTDAHQEIVKNEFSEELPFESEGLLNATTPRRDFLKYLGFTTAAATIAASCETPIQKAIPYVNKPEEITPGVANYYASSYSIDGEYVPLVVKTREGRPIKIEGNTLSTITHGATSAKVQGAVLSLYDVARLRFPSIGGTETTWAELDKQIGAALAGLGGAPVVLLSSSILSPSTKKVIGEFLGKYPNSRHVVYDAVSYSGMLQANEASYGKRTIPSYHFDNAKAIVSLGADFLGTWLNPVEYSRQFAQTRKINAKKPEMSKHFQFESTMSLTGANADERYTHKPSETGAIALALLAAVGGSVTAPAIADARVKEGIAKAAKELKANTGKALVVSGSNDVNVQLIVNAINNIVGANGTTIDWASPANYRQGIDSDMTQLVSDMNAGSIGAVLVYGANPVYDYFESQKFAEGLKKVKLAVSFNDRQDETTELCKYIAPDHHFLESWNDAEARAGYTSFAQPTIMPLFKTRAVQDTLLTWAGNTTIWADYLKNEWISKLGSQEAWDKALQDGIVEPATAPALGGASFAGDIAGAAAKINSGKKGGQYELVLYEKVAIGNGKLANNPWLQEMPDPITRATWDNYACVSNTLAKKFSMQLGDDYEINADKKVLKIKANGKEIELPLLIVPGIHPDVVAIAVGYGHSTNTGRAAGLIGKNAYPLVASNGQTRDYFSIDATVEATGEKYPIGLTQTHNSYEGRPIVKETTLEEFIKNPVEVNADRLELKKFGKDFRKDATLYPNYSYPGIKWGMSIDLNTCFGCGACTIACQAENNVSVVGKEEVIKAHEMHWIRIDRYFSGDENNPEVVFQPMLCQHCDNAPCENVCPVGATNHSSEGLNQMAYNRCIGTRYCANNCPYKVRRLNWRDWNGADSFENNLYDVADMNDNLTRMVLNPDVVVRSRGVMEKCSFCVQRLQEAKLDAKKAGHPMKDGAAKTACQQACGADAIVFGNINDKNSEIYKIRNEEQTERMYYVLEETHVLPSISYLAKIRNKDAAPKAESAHKEEAHHA